A window of Macrotis lagotis isolate mMagLag1 chromosome 1, bilby.v1.9.chrom.fasta, whole genome shotgun sequence genomic DNA:
CTGGCATtgtcacttttcctttttcttttgtctctaggataaaataccaaATCCTCAGCTCAGAATTTAAAGTCTTTCCAACCATATTTCACATAATTCACCTCCATATGTTCTATGTTATAGTCAAAGAAGCTCACCTTGTTCTTCCTTGCTGCTTCAGTGCCTACCTCTGCCTAAACAGAGGACATCCTCCATGTCTGGCATGTACTCCTTCCCCTGCCTACCTCTAGGGaactctagcttccttcaaagcttagcTCATGGACATCAATCAGCCTTTCCTGATACTTTCCTCCTCTTCAAATAACCGTGTATCATCATTGCACATTTTATCTGACCAACCTTCCTCCTGCTCTCTagtagattgtgagctccttgagactaggaaatatattatatctctgtAATCCTCATAAAAGCCAgtaactaggggcagctaggtggtgcagtggatagagcattggccttggagtcaggagtacctgagttcaaatccgatctcagacacttaataattacctagctgtgtggccctgggcaagccacttaaccccatttgccttgcaaaaacctaaaaaaaaaaagccagtgaCTAGCACATAGGCACTTGATCAGTGTTTACTCAGTTGGATTGGAAGATGTTAGACTAATTGATCTTATGTGAAAACATCCAGCTTTAAAAGTTTACACTTCCTATATCTGCCTTACCCAGTGAGTAGAAGTACATTGAGTCCTGAGTATCTAGGTCCAGGAACTTCTGACACAGAGCTGAGAGAAAATATCAACAAGCCATTTTAGCTTTTAACCTTCTGAGcctgaataaaaggaaaaggatcccTTGCTGCTCCTTGAAATGTCCAGGAAAGATGAAAGTTAAGGGTTCTGCTTCCCCATCTTCCATCCGTAGATCACACTGTCCTGAATTAGACTTGCAGTCAGAAGCTGGAGCTAAATTTGCTTTCTTGGAAGGTGATTCTGATTCCAGATGTTTCTGAGAAGTGCTGAGTCTGTACTTTAGGTCTGAGACATATCTACCATACAGATAATAATGCTAACCTAGAGGTTACTGGGTGACCAGCTTTGACAGGATACCTGGGATTTCCACTTGAAACAGATCTCTGAGGAAtcctataaatatatacatgctcATGTGACACACTGTGTCTTACCTTTGTACTTACCatgcattattttatatatttatattatatatttatatttatatattattttatattctatttatttgtataaatggCATATCCCTCTATTAGACTGAAAGCTGTCTTGAAGAGAGACTGTCATCTGCACTATGAATctacccaggacttagcacagtaGACAATTAATAAGTATTAGATGGAACTTAAAATCAATTCTGAACAGCATCTTGATCCTTTGGCAGGTATATACATATCTGGTCCCTAATTCCAATCAGGGTTTCAGGGACTGAAGATTTTGATTCAAAAGTCAGGCTCAATGCAGCCCTGGTTTAAGGTTTGAGACACCTCAGGACTTTCCGAGACATATCTTATCTACATTTCATCCAGGCCTCTCCCAGGTGAccttagcctcactttctttctatttctttctctccacaGGTATTGTGGCTCAGACAGGTCAAGGTaggagaaatttcttttttgtgtccTCACACATGGTAGGCAAGCTCagacagtggaaagaatactggttcAGGAGTCAGAAGAGCCcaattcaaatcttacctaaaAATGAtcatctatatgaccttggaaaagtccctTAACCTCCCTGAATCatagttttcccatctataaaatgagggggattgaactagattgcctctgaggtcccttccatcttcATAACTATGACCTAAGAAATGacaataaaatgagggagaaaacttGCTCATCCTagatccctcaatttccaacaaTAAAACTAAGGCTCTGTGAATTCACCTATTCTTTGTGAGATGTGGTCAGGTGTGaggtgaggaggaaggaagagaaagggagaaatggaagTAGAAATTATGTCCCACACACCTGAAAAAAATGGGACTCATGCATTTTCTAGTTAACTTCTCTTGAAAATAGTTATCTAGTTTTTTTGAGGTGAGATCAGTCACAAGTCTGTGACTTTTCATAACCCAGGAAGAAAGCCAATCATCTTGAAAGACAATCGACAAGATGGAAGTGCAATACTAATCTGCAACTTGGAAAAGGTGGAAAATGTTCAGTGGTTTGCTGGGAAAACACCTCtaaaggaaaccaagaaaacattaaatcTGGGAAGTATTTTCAAGGACCCTCAAAATGTATATTGGTGTAAAAACTCAACAAAACCTGAAGAGCAGTCCCTCCGACTTCATGTGTATTACAGAAGTATGTAATATTCTTCctacttttcctttttgtaaGAATAATTGAGAAGGTCATGCTGGACTGGAGAGCTAGAAGCTGAGTAGAGCTGGGTGAGAAAGCCTGATAGGCAGCAGCCCCATAACTCCCTTAAAGGAGGCtatcaaaatctattttattctagCCCTGTCTTGGCTACATTACCTTCTTGGGATGGGACAGTCAGATATTTCTATAAGCTAAGGGACAGAGGGAAGTTCTATGGGACCACAGATCAGGAGGCTAATGGCAAAGGATTCAGACTggggtggggaaacttttttctgccaagggccatttggatatttaaaatagcatttgcttgctatatttggtcaaatgtttaattaattcaAACCTAAaatgctcctagatttattgaattttgaatccctAGCAGCACCAGACCAGGAGGTGGAGGGGAATAGTAAGAGGCAACAAGTCTGGCAATTTTCAGGTAGTTCCTAATATTCTACCATGGGCCATCCTAGACAGGACACTTTTACCTATTTAGAAACAAAAGTTCCCAAGAAAAATATTTGCCAATCTATTTTAAAGCTATTTGTCCTCTTCCTTCCTCACAGTGTGCCAAAACTGCATCAAGCTAGATGGCAGCACTCTGGCAGGTTTTATCTTGGCTGAGATTGTCACTGTTTTCTTCCTGGCTGTTGGTGTCTATTTCATCGCAGGGCAGGATGGAGTGTGGCAGTCAAGAGGTAAGGCACAGGGTCCCAGTAGACAGGAGAAACAAATGCTTTCAGTCTCATAAGTTTCTTGAGTACCCATAGGTATTTATAGAAAAGTAGTCTGATGCAGAGATCTGGGCAATTTTTGCTTATGTAGGACTAGAAGtgatttttgtttatgtgggACAAGAAGAGGAAATGTCCTTGGGCTTGCTAGCCTTTCCTGAGATATGACCTGCACTGACTGTCCCTCTTTCTTTACATAGCTTCGGATAAACAGACTCTGCTGATTAATGACCAACTTTACCAGGTGAGTAATGGGAGATGACAAAGTCTCTAGAAGAACCAGCTGGGAACAAAGCCTTTAAATTTTAAAGCAAGTGACTCAGCAGGAAATATTTAGGACAAACAAGAACTTTGATTACCCTcccccaacaccccccccccactcccccatgaAGGAATGCTGAAATAAAGAGAAACTTAGGTCAAAATCCCAggggagaaaatttaaaagagtAATTTGCTAGCCATTCCCAaaagtctgaatgaagatcaaagctttaATAAGTTTTCACAAACTTTTAAATGTTCTAAATGTTGGGATAACCCACACACTTACAGAAAGGAAGGGGCTCATTAAGGCTCCTTCAGCTCTAGTTAGTGCTCTGCAACATAGTAGACACTtgatgaatgcatgaatgaatgaatgagagacTGGAAGAAAGAAGTTGCtgattttgttcttccttctcagcCCCTCAGAGATCGAGAAGATGACCAATACAGCCATCTTCAAGGGAGTCATCCCAGGAAGAAGTGAGGTCTCAGATTCAACCAGGGTGCCCTCCCACTCCCTAAAACCTAGAATCCTTACCTTTTCAATTCTGATGGTTTCTATGTTTTCCCCTTTCAAGCTAACTGTAACTGTCCATCACTCCTGGTCTCACCAGTGGGGCTCTGGTTTGCACCAACACAAGTGTGCAGTTGAACTGATTGGGGCGGCCCCCTTCCCAAATTTCCAGGGCCAGTATGGATTTTCATGGTGGTTTGCTGTTAatggcattttaaaaaacattcactGTATACCTGAAAATTCTTCTCCAGCTGTGCCTGGATCATTCTAGACATTGAATAAATAtgtattacttaatttttttttacaagtgcTCTGCTCCAGAAGGCAAGGTCTGAAAATGATAAAGCAGACAGGCCTCGTTTCTTTAACTAGCTACCTACGTTCTCAGTTGGGCAACCCTTGACAAGGAGACTTTTAGACATCAAGGTCAATCTCTGACTATGACCCCAAAGCACTTGGATGCCTCAGGGATgatgggggaagagaaagaggaaattctgTCATATCAAATTGGGTTTGGTATGGCAGATGATGTCCTTCCCAGCAACTCCAGTATTGGGCTCCCTCCAGAAAAGAATACCTTGAGCAGTGTCTCACATATGCCACCTGCTGGTAGGTCATTGTCtgaaaaggaaagatggaagggaaaACAAGTGATAGATGCCTGTCACTTGTGTGGAACTTTGAATTCTTCCAGAATGCTTTACAATAACTTACATTTACACAGCACCTTAAggattataaaatgctttctaggggcagctaggtggcatagtggatagagcaccgaccctggagtcagtagtacctgagttcaaatctggcctcagacacttaataattacctagctgtgtgggcaagccacttaacctcattgccttgtaagaacctaaaaaaaaaataatacaataaaataaaatgctttctaGATAAAGCCTTATTTGGTCCTCACCATTCTCATTCTAAGTAGGTAGTACAAAATCACATATATTTAACAATGCAAAATTTGAATAGAATCCATTCCATGGAATCATAGAACTAGATAGAAATAGATCTCaggagtcatctagtccaacttactcattttcttttttcttgtgagacaattggggttaagtgacttgtccagagtcatactgttagtaagtgtcaagagacaggagtcatatttgaactcagatcctcctgactttagaactggtgctctttctactgtgccacctagttgctgcACCCcttgttttctgttttaaaaactgaggctcatggaGGTAAAATAAGTTaatttgcccaaattcacataGATAGAGGTGTAATCTAATCCCTGGATTCCACAGCCAGTAATCTTTAGTATCATAGATCTAAAAGTAAAAGGAATCTTTGGAGGTGATCTACTCAAAAAgagacattttacaaataattgtcACTTGGGCCCAGAAAGATTAACAAACAGAATGAAGGATCTATTAGATATATACTACTGAAGGTACTATATCAGACACTGTGGACAGAATGAAAAACATTCTCTACTATCATTCTACTGGAACAGATTCACCATTAAGCTAATAAAAGAATGcaatttgaggaaagaaaaactaaaaaatctaTTCACAGCTATATACTTTGAGATTTTCTGGAAGTAGCTCTATATGAGAGCAAAATGTCTCAGATATTCTGAGCAAGGAAGACATGCAAAATATATTGCTATAACTTCAATGCCACAAGTTTAGGAGTAGAAGGGTTTAAGAATCTTCTGCTATGAGTTTTCTCAGAGACAGGGACTGATTCTAATCCTTAATACGTATCCCATTACATAGAATCATGTTAGGCTTCAGAGGTGATCTTAATTATATCCTAAAGGAAGCTAAGGTTTATTATAGTG
This region includes:
- the CD3G gene encoding T-cell surface glycoprotein CD3 gamma chain; amino-acid sequence: MPLPLTSHHKTQEAKGGARLSTAQSEIPVATTRKGPKQSMKWDWYLADLILTIILLQGIVAQTGQGRKPIILKDNRQDGSAILICNLEKVENVQWFAGKTPLKETKKTLNLGSIFKDPQNVYWCKNSTKPEEQSLRLHVYYRMCQNCIKLDGSTLAGFILAEIVTVFFLAVGVYFIAGQDGVWQSRASDKQTLLINDQLYQPLRDREDDQYSHLQGSHPRKK